In Solenopsis invicta isolate M01_SB chromosome 13, UNIL_Sinv_3.0, whole genome shotgun sequence, one DNA window encodes the following:
- the LOC105202386 gene encoding alanine aminotransferase 2 isoform X2, translating to MGQQPITFLRQVLTLTVSPNLLDDPIYPEDAKKRARCVLESCDGGSVGSYTHSTGIEYIRKHVARYIEERDGGISCDYNNIILSNGATDGIKSLLNLFNERINDKPSGVLIPIPQYPLYSAVLAEFGLAQIGYYLDEDNKWSLEISELERALEEVKGTCNPRVLVVINPGNSTGQVLTRKNIENVIRFAQKHHLFLLADEVYQDNIYDKDSAFHSFKKVMTEMGEPYSKMELASFMSISKGYMGECGIRGGYAEIINMDPEVMEVLYKSISVMVCPTVLGQVVMDVVVNPPRPNEPSYEQFQKEKKETLRSLAERSQLVVDSLNSIPGYKANPPMGALYVFPRFELPPKAIEEARAKGQEPDVFYVFKVLENTGIYVFPGSGFGQIPGTYHFRTTILPEKEKIKIMLEALKQFHLKFLKEYS from the exons ATGGGCCAGCAGCCCATCACGTTCCTGCGGCAGGTGCTCACGCTGACAGTCTCGCCGAATCTTCTGGATGATCCAATTTATCCGGAGGATGCGAAGAAGCGCGCCCGATGCGTTCTGGAGAGCTGCGATGGCGGCAGTGTGGGCTCATACACACATTCGACCGGCATCGAGTATATTCGCAAACATGTTGCGCGATACATTGAGGAACGTGATGGCGGCATCTCTTGCGACTACAACAACATCATTCTTTCGAACGGAGCTACTGACGGTATTAAG tcACTTTTAAACTTATTCAACGAAAGGATTAACGACAAACCATCCGGCGTGTTGATCCCGATTCCGCAGTATCCTCTGTATTCAGCCGTTTTAGCGGAGTTCGGTCTTGCACAGATTGGATACTATTTAGACGAAGACAACAAGTGGTCGTTGGAGATTAGCGAGTTGGAACGAGCACTGGAAGAGGTCAAAGGCACGTGCAATCCTCGCGTGCTGGTGGTGATCAATCCCGGTAATTCGACCGGTCAAGTCTTGACTCGCAAGAACATTGAAAACGTCATCCGCTTTGCCCAGAAGCATCACCTGTTCCTACTGGCCGATGAAGTCTATCAAGACAATATATATGACAAGGACAGCGCGTTCCACTCTTTCAAGAAAGTCATGACGGAGATGGGCGAACCGTACTCGAAGATGGAGCTTGCGTCATTTATGTCCATCTCAAAAG GATACATGGGAGAGTGCGGGATTCGCGGCGGGTATGCCGAGATCATCAACATGGATCCGGAAGTGATGGAAGTACTATATAAATCGATCTCCGTGATGGTATGTCCTACGGTACTAGGTCAGGTAGTGATGGATGTCGTGGTGAATCCTCCGCGACCGAACGAGCCATCATACGAGCAATTCCAAAAGGAAAAGAAGGAGACACTGCGTTCCCTAGCAGAGAGATCGCAGCTTGTTGTCGACTCGCTTAATAGTATTCCAGGATATAAG GCGAATCCGCCAATGGGCGCGTTGTATGTGTTCCCGCGCTTCGAGCTGCCACCGAAAGCGATCGAAGAGGCGCGAGCAAAAGGTCAGGAGCCGGATGTCTTCTATGTGTTCAAAGTGTTGGAGAACACCGGGATTTACGTGTTTCCGGGTTCGGGCTTTGGTCAAATACCCGGCACGTACCACTTCCGGACCACGATACTgcctgaaaaagaaaaaatcaaaataatgctTGAAGCACTAAAGCAATTCCATCTTAAGTTCCTTAAGGAAtacagttaa
- the LOC105202386 gene encoding alanine aminotransferase 2 isoform X1, with translation MALKAATVAAAKLRGKILTKDNVFVNLRNMEFVVRGPLQVRAQEIEKELQKGVKKPFKEVITANIGDAHAMGQQPITFLRQVLTLTVSPNLLDDPIYPEDAKKRARCVLESCDGGSVGSYTHSTGIEYIRKHVARYIEERDGGISCDYNNIILSNGATDGIKSLLNLFNERINDKPSGVLIPIPQYPLYSAVLAEFGLAQIGYYLDEDNKWSLEISELERALEEVKGTCNPRVLVVINPGNSTGQVLTRKNIENVIRFAQKHHLFLLADEVYQDNIYDKDSAFHSFKKVMTEMGEPYSKMELASFMSISKGYMGECGIRGGYAEIINMDPEVMEVLYKSISVMVCPTVLGQVVMDVVVNPPRPNEPSYEQFQKEKKETLRSLAERSQLVVDSLNSIPGYKANPPMGALYVFPRFELPPKAIEEARAKGQEPDVFYVFKVLENTGIYVFPGSGFGQIPGTYHFRTTILPEKEKIKIMLEALKQFHLKFLKEYS, from the exons ATGGCATTGAAAGCagcgacggtggcggcggcaaaATTACGCGGCAAAATCCTCACCAAGGATAATGTCTTCGTGAACCTGCGTAATATGGAGTTTGTGGTGCGCGGGCCGCTGCAAGTCCGGGCGCAGGAGATCGAGAAGGAGCTGCAAAAG GGCGTCAAAAAACCCTTCAAGGAGGTAATTACAGCGAACATTGGTGATGCCCACGCGATGGGCCAGCAGCCCATCACGTTCCTGCGGCAGGTGCTCACGCTGACAGTCTCGCCGAATCTTCTGGATGATCCAATTTATCCGGAGGATGCGAAGAAGCGCGCCCGATGCGTTCTGGAGAGCTGCGATGGCGGCAGTGTGGGCTCATACACACATTCGACCGGCATCGAGTATATTCGCAAACATGTTGCGCGATACATTGAGGAACGTGATGGCGGCATCTCTTGCGACTACAACAACATCATTCTTTCGAACGGAGCTACTGACGGTATTAAG tcACTTTTAAACTTATTCAACGAAAGGATTAACGACAAACCATCCGGCGTGTTGATCCCGATTCCGCAGTATCCTCTGTATTCAGCCGTTTTAGCGGAGTTCGGTCTTGCACAGATTGGATACTATTTAGACGAAGACAACAAGTGGTCGTTGGAGATTAGCGAGTTGGAACGAGCACTGGAAGAGGTCAAAGGCACGTGCAATCCTCGCGTGCTGGTGGTGATCAATCCCGGTAATTCGACCGGTCAAGTCTTGACTCGCAAGAACATTGAAAACGTCATCCGCTTTGCCCAGAAGCATCACCTGTTCCTACTGGCCGATGAAGTCTATCAAGACAATATATATGACAAGGACAGCGCGTTCCACTCTTTCAAGAAAGTCATGACGGAGATGGGCGAACCGTACTCGAAGATGGAGCTTGCGTCATTTATGTCCATCTCAAAAG GATACATGGGAGAGTGCGGGATTCGCGGCGGGTATGCCGAGATCATCAACATGGATCCGGAAGTGATGGAAGTACTATATAAATCGATCTCCGTGATGGTATGTCCTACGGTACTAGGTCAGGTAGTGATGGATGTCGTGGTGAATCCTCCGCGACCGAACGAGCCATCATACGAGCAATTCCAAAAGGAAAAGAAGGAGACACTGCGTTCCCTAGCAGAGAGATCGCAGCTTGTTGTCGACTCGCTTAATAGTATTCCAGGATATAAG GCGAATCCGCCAATGGGCGCGTTGTATGTGTTCCCGCGCTTCGAGCTGCCACCGAAAGCGATCGAAGAGGCGCGAGCAAAAGGTCAGGAGCCGGATGTCTTCTATGTGTTCAAAGTGTTGGAGAACACCGGGATTTACGTGTTTCCGGGTTCGGGCTTTGGTCAAATACCCGGCACGTACCACTTCCGGACCACGATACTgcctgaaaaagaaaaaatcaaaataatgctTGAAGCACTAAAGCAATTCCATCTTAAGTTCCTTAAGGAAtacagttaa
- the LOC105202383 gene encoding LOW QUALITY PROTEIN: alanine aminotransferase 1 (The sequence of the model RefSeq protein was modified relative to this genomic sequence to represent the inferred CDS: deleted 1 base in 1 codon) produces MSHARLRSAVLAGGWPTRTTTRQSAGGGNGGVSGGALTGSRGVGMPDAQPVSSAPLLLQPIIPCRGMASIRSDAAAAAAAASPRGKVLTEDNVFVNLRKMEYAVRGPLLIRALELEKELQKGAKKPFKEVIKANVGDAHAMGQRPITFLRQVLTLAVSPDLLDDKSFPEDAKERARCVLGGCKGGSVGSYSESAGIECVRKHVAQYIEERDGGISCDYHNIILSNGASDGIKSFLKLFNERINDKPSGVLIPIPQYPLYSATLAEFGLAQIGYYLDEDNKWSLEISELERALEEVKGTCNPRVLVVINPGNPTGQVLTRKNIENVIRFAQKHHLFLLADEVYQDNIYDKDSAFHSFKKVMTEMGEPYSKMELASFMSISKGYMGECGIRGGYAEYVNMDPEVMKVLLKSISAMLCPTVLGQVVMDVVVNPPRPNEPSYQQFQKEKKETLRSLAERSQLVVDTLNSIPGYKANPPMGAMYVFPRFELPPKAIEEARAKGQEPDVFYAFKLLETTGICVIPGSGFGQIPGTYHFRTTILPQKEKIKTMLEALKQFHLKFLKEYS; encoded by the exons ATGTCGCACGCGCGTCTGAGGAGCGCCGTGCTCGCCGGCGGCTGgccgacgaggacgacgacgagacAGAGTGCCGGTGGCGGTAACGGAGGCGTTAGCGGCGGGGCGCTGACTGGCAGCCGAGGGGTAGGGATGCCGGACGCGCAGCCGGTGTCCTCCGCACCGTTGCTACTCCAGCCGATTATTCCCTGTCGCGGTATGGCATCGATTcgcagcgac gcggcggcggcggcggcggcggcgagccCGCGCGGCAAGGTCCTCACCGAGGACAACGTCTTCGTGAACCTGCGCAAGATGGAGTACGCGGTGCGCGGGCCGCTGCTCATCCGAGCGCTGGAGCTCGAGAAGGAGCTGCAGAAG GGCGCCAAAAAACCTTTCAAAGAGGTGATCAAAGCGAATGTGGGCGACGCCCACGCGATGGGCCAACGACCCATCACGTTTCTGCGGCAGGTACTCACGTTGGCGGTCTCGCCGGATCTACTGGACGATAAGAGTTTCCCGGAGGACGCAAAGGAGCGTGCCCGATGCGTTTTGGGGGGCTGCAAGGGCGGCAGTGTAGGCTCGTACTCAGAGTCGGCCGGCATCGAGTGTGTTCGCAAACACGTTGCGCAATATATTGAGGAACGTGATGGTGGTATCTCTTGCGATTACCACAACATCATCCTCTCGAACGGGGCTTCTGATGGTATAAAG TCATTCCTAAAGTTATTCAACGAAAGGATCAACGACAAACCATCCGGCGTATTGATCCCAATTCCCCAATATCCTCTCTACTCAGCGACCTTGGCGGAGTTTGGTCTTGCCCAGATTGGATACTATTTGGACGAAGACAACAAGTGGTCGCTTGAGATTAGCGAGTTGGAACGAGCACTGGAAGAGGTCAAAGGCACGTGCAATCCTCGCGTGCTGGTTGTGATCAATCCCGGTAATCCGACCGGTCAAGTCTTGACTCGCAAGAACATAGAAAATGTCATCCGCTTTGCCCAGAAGCATCACCTGTTCCTACTGGCCGATGAAGTCTATCAAGACAATATATATGACAAGGACAGCGCGTTTCACTCTTTCAAGAAAGTCATGACGGAGATGGGCGAACCGTACTCGAAGATGGAGCTTGCGTCATTTATGTCCATCTCGAAAG GATACATGGGCGAATGCGGAATCCGCGGCGGTTACGCCGAATACGTCAATATGGATCCGGAAGTGATGAAGGTACTATTGAAATCGATCTCTGCGATGTTGTGCCCTACCGTGCTCGGCCAGGTTGTGATGGATGTTGTGGTGAATCCTCCACGGCCAAACGAGCCGTCATACCAGCAATTccaaaaggaaaagaaagagacgctGCGTTCTCTAGCGGAGAGATCGCAGCTCGTCGTCGACACGCTCAATAGTATTCCGGGATATAAG GCGAATCCGCCAATGGGTGCAATGTATGTGTTCCCGCGCTTCGAGCTGCCACCGAAAGCAATCGAAGAAGCAAGAGCGAAAGGTCAGGAGCCAGATGTCTTCTACGCATTCAAACTATTGGAGACCACCGGCATCTGCGTGATCCCAGGTTCGGGCTTTGGTCAAATACCTGGCACGTATCATTTCCGGACCACGATACTGCCTCAAAAAGAGAAAATCAAGACAATGCTCGAAGCACTAAAGCAATTCCATCTCAAGTTCCTTAAGGAGtatagttaa